One Coffea arabica cultivar ET-39 chromosome 5c, Coffea Arabica ET-39 HiFi, whole genome shotgun sequence DNA window includes the following coding sequences:
- the LOC140007307 gene encoding uncharacterized protein, with product MKCHGTDSWYWRSLLRARELLEEGVRKRVGNGKSIDIWEDRWLPDTEGGGVKTPRTEGVAVQRVSDLINDGKWDRELIAQVFDENERKEILRIPLSEMFSSELELPLGVELKIEAEAFHLEMPTRYPASECNYKSKAIWEVAPVSWEGLETYRDKFWHWWEELRDAVHGEKGQERIAVIVNLLWQIWKSRNVRQFKAKARDLMGVVQKAIGEWRDYQEVQVEKGDPIRARGVGKEKLSAWQEPSEAWVKINSDAAVQQNKEKAGWGLVARTWRKEVVGDWAVLGTNYSTPKMDEALALRAAMMMAKQQGWRRVEFESDCKHVIDTVNSGEDDVDIATVLSDIKRLKLNFYECCFSFTRRISNSVSHHIAKFAINLKETAK from the exons ATGAAGTGCCATGGTACAGATTCCTGGTACTGGAGAAGTTTATTGAGGGCGAGGGAATTACTCGAGGAGGGGGTAAGGAAACGAGTGGGGAATGGAAAGTCAATTGATATTTGGGAGGATAGGTGGTTACCAGACACGGAGGGTGGGGGAGTAAAAACTCCAAGAACTGAGGGGGTGGCTGTTCAGAGGGTAAGTGATCTTATAAACGATGGCAAGTGGGATAGGGAGCTGATTGCACAGGTTTTTGATGAGAATGAAAGGAAGGAAATACTGAGGATACCTCTGAGT GAGATGTTTAGCTCAGAGCTGGAGCTTCCTTTGGGGGTTGAACTTAAGATAGAAGCTGAAGCATTTCATCTGGAAATGCCTACAAGATATCCTGCCAGTGAATGCAATTATAAAAGCAAG GCTATCTGGGAAGTGGCACCAGTAAGTTGGGAGGGGCTGGAGACCTACAGGGATAAATTCTGGCACTGGTGGGAGGAGCTGAGGGATGCAGTGCATGGGGAGAAGGGACAGGAGCGGATTGCTGTGATTGTTAATCTGTTATGGCAGATATGGAAGTCAAGGAATGTGAGACAGTTCAAAGCTAAAGCCAGGGATCTTATGGGAGTGGTTCAGAAAGCTATTGGGGAATGGAGGGATTACCAGGAGGTTCAAGTGGAGAAAGGAGACCCAATCAGAGCTAGAGGGGTAGGGAAGGAGAAGCTGAGTGCATGGCAGGAACCAAGTGAGGCATGGGTGAAGATAAACTCTGATGCAGCTGTTCAACAAAACAAGGAGAAAGCAGGTTGGGGATTGGTGGCAAGGACCTGGCGGAAGGAAGTAGTGGGAGATTGGGCAGTGCTGGGCACAAACTACTCAACCCCAAAGATGGACGAAGCGTTGGCTTTAAGAGCAGCAATGATGATGGCCAAACAACAAGGGTGGAGGAGGGTAGAGTTTGAATCAGATTGTAAGCATGTTATTGATACAGTAAATAGCGGGGAAGATGATGTAGATATTGCAACTGTGCTCTCAGATATAAAAAGACTGAAGCTCAATTTTTATGAATGTTGCTTTTCCTTCACTAGAAGGATAAGCAACTCTGTTAGTCACCATATAGCAAAGTTTGCTATAAATCTGAAAGAAACTGCTAAATAG